The Candidatus Nanohalovita haloferacivicina region TACTCGCCGACTTCGCATTCAAACCTGAATAGAAACCCTGTAAAAACCAGGCCTATGACCCTTAGCCTTCCGATCAGAAACACTACGATTACGGCCCAGAGAAGTCTCCTGATACCTCTTCTGAGGTTTTCGAACCCACTCCCACGACTCAAACTCTCCTTCATTCCGGGCCTCATCCAAGATGTTAACAATATTCTGAGAAATACTCCGAAGATCACCCCGAATCTCCACAGCCTCACTGTTAGGGATTTCTCTGTGAAAAAGCTCAATTTTGAGAACAGGCCCAGACTGTTTCCTCACAGCCTTTACTCCATCGATGTCTCTGAGTTTGTCGATTAGTTGTTTCATTCTGTATTTTTCTCGTTTTCCAATATTAGGGATTTGTCAAATACTAGTTGAGCACTATTTTTAGCGAGCCACTTGTTCGATCTCTGGTACTTTGGAAGTATTCCACGTACACGAGACCAGAATTTTTCACTGTGGTTTCTTTCTTCTAAATGTACTAATTCATGTACTACAACATATTCTAGGACGTGTTGTGGTGCTAGTACTAGCCGCCAATTGAAGTTTAAATTTGATTTACTGGAGCAACTTCCCCATTTAGTCTGCTGATCTCTTATGAATATCTCTTCATGTTCCCCGTCTACTTTATCCTTATGATCCTCTATTTTTTGTTCTATCACTTCTCTTGCTCTTTCCCTAAGTGCCTTTTCAAGTTGGTCTTTCAAAGAAGTCTGTTCTACCAAATGTTCTGCTAAGATAATTT contains the following coding sequences:
- a CDS encoding M48 family metallopeptidase, with product MMEAKIDGLKINYSIRNSSEASKPRIDHKLGDFTVVIPEDQDLDAEELLKQKESWVAKKRKEFLRFKRKIPDRNLSNGSKITILGEEKEITVQTARKNQINDKIILAEHLVEQTSLKDQLEKALRERAREVIEQKIEDHKDKVDGEHEEIFIRDQQTKWGSCSSKSNLNFNWRLVLAPQHVLEYVVVHELVHLEERNHSEKFWSRVRGILPKYQRSNKWLAKNSAQLVFDKSLILENEKNTE